In the genome of Deltaproteobacteria bacterium, the window AGGTCATGGCCAAGCTTCGGGCCGAGTTCGCGGCCGGGAGCCCGCGGCCGGACCTCTTGCTGATCGCCGATACGGTCACCATGGAAGGCCTGAAGCGCGAGGGCCGCCTGATGGCCCATGCCGATGCTCCCGTGGGCGTCTACGATCCGGCCCTCCATGACAAGGAAAAGCACTACTTCTCCACCAAGCTCATCACCACCGGCATCGTCTACAACACCAAGGCCGCGATGAAGCCTTCGTCCTGGAAGGACCTCGTCGACGCCAAGGCCAAGGGCCTCGTGGCGATGCCGAGCCCGCTGACCTCCGGCGCGGCCCTGATCCATCTCGCCACCCTGACGGCTCACCCCGAGCTGGGCTGGTCCTACTACGACAAGCTCGCGGCCAACGGCGTCAATCCCAAGGGCGGCAACGGCGGCACGTTCCGCGCGGTCGCCGGCGGCGAGAAGATGTACGGCATGGTTGTCGACTTCCTCCCCATCCGTGAGAAGGCCAAGGGATCGCCGGTCAGCTTCGTCTTCCCGAAGGAAGGCGTGAGCGCGGTCACCGAGCCCGTTGCGATCCTGAGCACGGCGAAGAACCCCGAGGCGGCCAAGGCCTTCGTCGACTTCCTGCTGTCGCGTCAGGGCCAGGAACTCGCGGCGAGTCAGGGGTATCTCCCCGCCCACCCGGAAGTGACGCCGCCGCCGGGCTTTCCCAAGCGTAGCGAGATCAGCCTGATGGACTTCGATGCCGGCAAGGCGCTCACCGAGGCCGAAAGCAACAAGAAGCGTTTCAGCGAGGTCTTCGGGAATTAGACCACCCGCGAGGGTTCATCGCTTGACCCGACTCTGGGGACGGTTTCAAC includes:
- a CDS encoding ABC transporter substrate-binding protein — encoded protein: MRRLLTAASVLAALLALGGPSWAVSGKLVLYTSQPNRDAQQTVDAFKAENPGVEVEWIRDGTTKVMAKLRAEFAAGSPRPDLLLIADTVTMEGLKREGRLMAHADAPVGVYDPALHDKEKHYFSTKLITTGIVYNTKAAMKPSSWKDLVDAKAKGLVAMPSPLTSGAALIHLATLTAHPELGWSYYDKLAANGVNPKGGNGGTFRAVAGGEKMYGMVVDFLPIREKAKGSPVSFVFPKEGVSAVTEPVAILSTAKNPEAAKAFVDFLLSRQGQELAASQGYLPAHPEVTPPPGFPKRSEISLMDFDAGKALTEAESNKKRFSEVFGN